A window of Sebaldella sp. S0638 genomic DNA:
GGTGAAAAGATATTATTACTGCCGGGAAGCAGAAAACAGGAAATTGTAAAAATACTTCCAGTAATGCTGGAGCTGGTAAAAGGCAGAGAAAATGAGAAATTTATATTAAGACTTGCAGATAAGTCACATATGGCTTATGTACCTTTCAATGAAACTGATTTTCCAAATATGGAGATAAGTTTTTCAAAACTGGAAGATATCAGAAAAGACCTGAGAATGGCTGTGGCTACTTCGGGAACTGTAACTTTTGAAATGGCTCTTATGGGTCTTCCTGTAATAGTAGGTTATAAAACATCACCTTTGAATGTATTTATAGCAAAAAATATTTTAAAAATAAATTATATTTCACTTACTAACATAGGAGCAGGAAAAGAGGTACTTCCAGAGCTTATACAAAATGATTTTAATGTAAAAAATATAGAAAAGAAAATGAATTATATAGATAATTCTAAGAAAGACGTGATAGAATCTCTTCGGGAGAGCAGGGATTTAATGGGCGGAAAAGGAGTAACAGACAGAATATCTCAATTTATTTTGGAAAGGGCACTATAAATGAATGAATTAAAGAAACTATATTCACAGTTAAATAAATACATAAAAAGATACGGAATTCTTATGGGAATTAATTTCGTCATGACAATTCTCGCAGGAGCAACAGCGGCAGCACCTCTTGCACTGATAAACAGACTGTTTGATAAAGGAATTAACGGAGGCAGTGAAAAAGATATATTATATGCAGCATGTTCTATGATAGCTTTAGCAGTAATGAGCGGTTTTTTAATATATTTATCTACTATTTTTTCCGGACGTATATCTACCGGAATTTACAGAGATGTCATAAACGACATGTATATGAAAATACAGAGTCTGGATCTTAAATTTTTTACTGAAATAAAAGTAGGTGAATTAATGGT
This region includes:
- the lpxB gene encoding lipid-A-disaccharide synthase; this encodes MNNKFFVSCGEMSGDLHLSYIIKAVKKADPDAEFFGMAGDKSASEGAVLVQHIKDNDIMGFAEAIKKYSYFKKKAGEYIEFIKENDIKNVIFVDYGGFNLRFFEILKKEMPEIRTFYYIPPKVWAWGEKRIEKLKKVDEVIVIFPWEKEYYDKKNMNVAYFGNPFIDKYEFSDNYGEKILLLPGSRKQEIVKILPVMLELVKGRENEKFILRLADKSHMAYVPFNETDFPNMEISFSKLEDIRKDLRMAVATSGTVTFEMALMGLPVIVGYKTSPLNVFIAKNILKINYISLTNIGAGKEVLPELIQNDFNVKNIEKKMNYIDNSKKDVIESLRESRDLMGGKGVTDRISQFILERAL